The Populus alba chromosome 6, ASM523922v2, whole genome shotgun sequence genomic interval acaagctGGTCCGAGGATTTTGAAGTCGgcgagggagggagggaggagggGTTACCTTTTTGTTTATGGTCCGAATAACACCTTGCTTACAAGGAGGGGTGGTGAGGGAGCCCATGTATCTGTAATATTTCTTGCCACCGAACTTGATCTCCCTGGGATCAACTATCCCAATGTTCCTTTTCAATATTTGATCAGTCATAGACATTATATCATTGAGCAACTGATGAAGAAAACAAGAATAGATTAACCATACCTTAGCACTTGAATCTGAGAAATATTACTGATGTAATAAAAAGAATCTTCAAGTTCATGCAGTACTTGAAATTCAAGCTTCTAATAAGCTAAAATTATTTCACGTATTTCCTTCTGTTACCTTGGAGAGGAAAGCATCAGGTTTACCAATCTTGTAAAGATATCCAATAACAGCGATCTTCTGCTCTGAGGTTGTGTGAAGCATGTGTAGCTCCATGTCATACCtagtaaagaaaataattcgaatattatttggatttttttttcttcaaaatatatgtaattttatCACTATCGACTTTGATATAATTGATCTTCTTCCATTGATGGTATGCTCGGAAGGTGAGTGCCAGTGGCATTGTTGGAGAAAGTATCTGGTGCCATTGATCTGTATTGATCCCGCTTTATCACGTCCTTCCCATTGAACCTGTTTCCATATTGAAATCTATTTAGGAGGCTAATCTCTACaagaaaactataaattttttcatcAGAGATCAGTCAAAGCCAGGGCATTTCAGTCGTCGAGGAATTTGGCTAAGACTAGTCGTTGATTAACATGAGTTGCACTGAAA includes:
- the LOC118048357 gene encoding alpha carbonic anhydrase 7 produces the protein MELHMLHTTSEQKIAVIGYLYKIGKPDAFLSKLLNDIMSMTDQILKRNIGIVDPREIKFGGKKYYRYMGSLTTPPCKQGVIRTINKKIRTISKDQVRALRVADHDHAEKNARPLQPLNQREIHFHGHIPKDTYN